CATGGATGTTGATTGGATAGCCCTAAGATTGTCGCGCGATATTGCTACAGCTGCACTACCTTACGCGCAAGGAGTTATTTATGGAATAGCTTATGGCGCTACAGATGTTCTTCATATGGCGTCCCGTCCAATTGAAACGTGTAAAGACCTTGGTAAAACAATCTGCTTTGCTCTCGAAACAGCTGCCCTAAACTGCGTTGAAGACGAATCTATGGCACCCGAAAGCTATAAATTAAAACGCGATCAAAGAAATGAGCAAGTTGCGCAGGCTTTGCATAAGCTTGGTGATCAGATGGCAAACTCTACAGGCCCTCAAAGAGTTGAAGCGTTAGCGAGATTTGGCGCCAACTATTATTTCGTAAAGCTCGCGCACTCTTGTAGTCGCGGGCTTTTTTTATGCTAGCAAAGGCTATATTTTGCAACCAGAGGTGATCATTGTTATACTTAAAACATCTAAAAAATAATGCTTTTTCATAATAAAACAAAGGGCCGAGAGTGCTTAAAAAACAAATTATGGGCACCATAACTGTGTCTTGGCCATTAATAGGGATTTTTTATAACTTCCCAGTCTTGCTACACAGTCCATATTCACAGATCTTTGGTGGTATTATCCTTGGTGCTTACATTTGGTATTTAAATTATAAAAACCATGCAGCGCTGCAAAAAGGATTACTTTACGTACCATCTGGGTCACACAAACAAATGTTTGAAAATTTGATTCGCTCATGCAACATTGATCCAACAACAATTACTTTAAAATATGCCTACACCGCTCAACAAATTGCTATGGCAATGGGCAGAACAATAGTTATTGACCCTACAACCTGCACCCTGTCTAGCGATGATACCAATGCAACTCCGGTAGTCAGTGTTTTTACACACATTTACTCAGCGGGTTTAAATACACTTCAAAAAGAGCGTCAACTATCACAATCTCAATTAACTAGAGAAGCTCAATCATTTTTTTTCAAACATGAACTGGGCCATATCATAGATAATTATTCATATAAAAAATTATGGATTGTTTTTGCAGTAGCCACAACTTCAACAGCTATCGCAATTTCTACAGTAAAACTTCTTTTGCCATTTACAAACTCACTGACTGAACAGTCGCTTGCAGTTATTGTAGGCCTTTTTATTGGCATGTTTTTTGATCTGTTTTTTACTTACGCATCAAACTTTTTCTTTAAAGTTGCTGCTGAAAAAAGAGCTGACCAATTTGCTGCAAAATATAGCACGGCTCAAGCAATTACCGAAGTGGCTCACTTTTTTGGAAAAGAAGAAGAGATGATTGAAACATACAAAGATCCAAAAAACTTACTTTTAAAGCTACCTTCAACAATACTTTCTGGACACCCTACTGGTAAAACGCGTGAAGCTTATTTGTTAAAATGGACTGAAGACAAACAATCATAACATCGGTTTAAATAGCTCTCACAAAATATAAGTTCTTATAAAAAATAAAAAGAGCCCGCGCATTTTTGTAATTGCGGGCTCTTTTTTAGATGTTTATGAATGTTGCAATTTATTTAATGATACAATTTTATCGACGTTTTGCGAGAATACGTTTTTTGTGTTGATCTAGAATACCTTTTTTTTCTTCATCTGTAGGAATTCTACGAACGGTTACCGCCTGATCTATATCAGGAAATGCAAATCTGCAACTGTTGTCTTTCCAAGAATTGCAATACCAGCATTCTAAATCTGATCGACCAGCAGAGGTCAATTTAGCTTTTTTCTCACAATAATAATCTGGATTTTTATTATCTCGCTCACAGAGCATAGCGCGAGAACCTATACCCGTTGTACACCTAAATCCATGATTGATTTTAATAGAATATTCACGAATCTCAGTCATTTTTTTATGTACTTC
This window of the Candidatus Dependentiae bacterium genome carries:
- a CDS encoding M48 family metalloprotease, translated to MLKKQIMGTITVSWPLIGIFYNFPVLLHSPYSQIFGGIILGAYIWYLNYKNHAALQKGLLYVPSGSHKQMFENLIRSCNIDPTTITLKYAYTAQQIAMAMGRTIVIDPTTCTLSSDDTNATPVVSVFTHIYSAGLNTLQKERQLSQSQLTREAQSFFFKHELGHIIDNYSYKKLWIVFAVATTSTAIAISTVKLLLPFTNSLTEQSLAVIVGLFIGMFFDLFFTYASNFFFKVAAEKRADQFAAKYSTAQAITEVAHFFGKEEEMIETYKDPKNLLLKLPSTILSGHPTGKTREAYLLKWTEDKQS